The Pseudochaenichthys georgianus chromosome 8, fPseGeo1.2, whole genome shotgun sequence genome has a segment encoding these proteins:
- the atp2a1 gene encoding sarcoplasmic/endoplasmic reticulum calcium ATPase 1, with amino-acid sequence MEDAHMKESPDVLSHFGVTEEIGLSPEQAKRNQERYGFNELPAEEGKTVWELVAEQFEDLLVRILLLAAGISFVLALFEDGEETITAFVEPLVILLILIANAVVGVWQERNAESAIEALKEYEPEIAKVYRSDRKSVQRIKARELVPGDIVEVCVGDKVPADIRLISIKSTTLRVDQSILTGESVSVIKHTDAVPDPRAVNQDKKNMLFSGTNIASGRATGVAIATAVSTEIGKIRDQMAATEQEKTPLQQKLDEFGEQLSKVISLICVAVWMINIGHFNDPVHGGSWIRGAVYYFKIAVALAVAAIPEGLPAVITTCLALGTRRMAKKNAIVRSLPSVETLGCTSVICSDKTGTLTTNQMCVTKMFIIDKVDGDNVSLGQFEISGSKYTPEGEVTKNGSSLKCGQHDGLVEMATICALCNDSSLDYNEAKGIYEKVGEATETALSCLVEKMNVFDTEVRGLSKVERANACCSVIKQLMKKEFTLEFSRDRKSMSVYCSPAKSGKAPVGNKMFIKGAPEGVIDRCAYVRVGTTRLPLTGAVKDHLLSVIKEWGTGRDTLRCLALATCDSPLRRDEMNLEDATKFIDYETDLTFVGCVGMLDPPRKEVIGAIELCRAAGIRVIMITGDNKGTAVAICRRIGIFTEDEDVTFKAFTGREFDDLAPYDQKIAVKKACCFARVEPAHKSKIVEILQSFDEITAMTGDGVNDAPALKKAEIGIAMGSGTAVAKSASEMVLADDNFSSIVSAVEEGRAIYNNMKQFIRYLISSNVGEVVCIFLTAALGLPEALIPVQLLWVNLVTDGLPATALGFNPPDLDIMGKRPRSPKEPLISGWLFFRYMAIGGYVGAATVAAAAWWFLYCDEGPGVSFYQLSHFMQCSDDNEDFEGIHCHVFEAAPPMTMALSVLVTIEMCNALNSLSENQSLVRMPPWSNLWLVGAMTLSMSLHFMIIYVDPLPMIFKLTHLNVEQWLMVLKLSFPVILIDEVLKFVARTYLEVSPLSLAGKI; translated from the exons ATGGAGGACGCACACATGAAAGAGTCGCCGGACGTTCTGTCCCACTTTGGCGTCACTGAAGAAATCGGCCTTTCACCTGAACAGGCCAAGAGGAACCAGGAAAGATATGGCTTCAACG AGCTGCCAGCAGAGGAGG GAAAGACGGTCTGGGAGTTGGTGGCGGAACAGTTCGAGGACCTCTTGGTCAGAATCTTACTGCTGGCCGCCGGCATCTCTTTT GTCCTGGCTTTGTTTGAGGATGGTGAGGAGACTATCACCGCCTTTGTCGAACCCCTCGtcatcctcctcatcctcattGCCAACGCTGTGGTTGGAGTGTGGCAG GAGCGCAATGCAGAGAGTGCCATTGAAGCTCTGAAGGAGTACGAGCCTGAGATTGCGAAAGTGTACCGGTCGGACAGGAAGAGCGTGCAGAGGATCAAGGCCAGGGAGCTGGTTCCTGGTGACATCGTGGAGGTCTGCG TTGGTGACAAAGTGCCAGCTGACATCAGGCTCATCTCCATCAAGTCTACCACCCTGCGTGTGGATCAGTCCATTCTCACTG GTGAGTCCGTCAGTGTGATCAAACACACCGATGCCGTCCCAGACCCCCGAGCCGTCAACCAGGACAAGAAGAACATGCTGTTCTCC GGCACCAACATCGCTTCAGGCAGAGCGACTGGTGTTGCTATCGCCACCGCTGTCTCCACTGAGATCGGTAAGATTCGTGACCAGATGGCCGCCACCGAGCAGGAGAAGACCCCCCTGCAGCAGAAACTGGACGAGTTCGGAGAGCAGTTGTCCAAG gtcatcTCGCTCATCTGTGTGGCCGTGTGGATGATCAACATCGGACATTTCAACGACCCCGTCCACGGAGGCTCCTGGATCCGCGGCGCTGTTTACTATTTCAAGATCGCTGTGGCTCTGGCTGTGGCTGCCATCCCTGAAG GTCTGCCTGCCGTCATCACCACCTGTCTGGCTCTGGGAACCCGTCGTATGGCCAAGAAGAACGCCATCGTGAGAAGCCTGCCCTCTGTGGAGACCCTGGGCTGCACCTCGGTCATCTGCTCCGACAAGACCGGGACCCTCACCACCAACCAGATGTGTGTGACCAAG ATGTTCATCATTGATAAAGTCGACGGTGATAATGTTTCCCTGGGTCAGTTTGAGATCTCCGGCTCAAAGTACACGCCTGAAGGAGAAGT GACAAAGAACGGCAGCTCTCTGAAGTGCGGCCAGCATGATGGTCTGGTTGAGATGGCGACTATCTGCGCTCTGTGCAACGACTCCTCTCTGGACTACAACGAG GCCAAGGGTATCTATGAGAAGGTGGGTGAGGCCACTGAGACAGCGCTGTCCTGTCTGGTGGAGAAGATGAACGTGTTCGACACTGAGGTGCGCGGCCTGTCCAAGGTGGAGAGGGCCAACGCCTGCTGCTCT GTGATCAAGCAGCTGATGAAGAAGGAGTTCACGCTGGAGTTCTCCAGAGACAGAAAGTCCATGTCAGTTTACTGCTCTCCTGCCAAGTCTGGCAAAGCTCCTGTTGGAAACAAGATGTTCATCAAA GGAGCTCCAGAAGGAGTCATCGACCGCTGTGCGTACGTCCGTGTGGGAACCACCCGGCTTCCTCTGACCGGCGCCGTCAAAGACCACCTCCTGTCCGTCATCAAGGAGTGGGGCACGGGGCGCGACACCCTCCGCTGCCTGGCCCTCGCCACCTGCGACAGCCCTCTGAGGAGGGACGAGATGAACCTGGAGGACGCCACCAAGTTTATAGACTATGAG ACTGACCTGACCTTTGTGGGCTGTGTTGGCATGCTGGACCCCCCCCGTAAGGAGGTCATCGGCGCCATCGAGCTCTGCCGGGCTGCTGGCATCCGGGTCATCATGATCACCG GCGACAACAAAGGCACAGCTGTGGCCATCTGCCGCCGTATTGGCATCTTCACTGAAGACGAGGATGTCACTTTCAAGGCCTTCACCGGCCGTGAGTTTGATGATCTCGCTCCATACGATCAGAAGATCGCCGTCAAAAAGGCTTGCTGCTTCGCCAGAGTGGAACCGGCCCACAAGTCCAAGATCGTTGAGATCCTGCAGAGCTTCGATGAGATCACAGCCATG ACGGGTGACGGAGTGAACGATGCCCCCGCCTTGAAGAAAGCGGAGATTGGCATCGCCATGGGCTCTGGCACTGCCGTTGCCAAGTCTGCCTCTGAGATGGTCCTGGCTGACGACAACTTTTCCTCCATTGTGTCTGCTGTGGAGGAGGGCAGAGCcatctacaacaacatgaagcaGTTCATCCGCTACCTGATCTCCTCCAACGTGGGCGAGGTCGTCTG tatCTTCCTGACGGCGGCGCTGGGTCTCCCCGAGGCTCTGATCCCAGTCCAGCTGCTGTGGGTGAACCTGGTGACTGACGGTCTGCCCGCCACTGCCCTGGGCTTCAACCCCCCCGACCTGGACATCATGGGCAAAAGACCCCGCTCCCCCAAAGAGCCCCTCATCTCCGGCTGGCTGTTCTTCAGATATATGGCCATCGGAG GTTACGTTGGAGCAGCAACAGTGGCTGCCGCTGCCTGGTGGTTCCTGTACTGCGACGAAGGCCCCGGAGTGAGCTTCTACCAGCTG TCCCACTTCATGCAGTGCAGCGATGACAACGAGGACTTTGAGGGGATCCACTGCCATGTGTTTGAGGCCGCCCCCCCCATGACCATGGCTCTGTCCGTGCTGGTGACCATCGAGATGTGCAACGCTCTCAACAG CCTGTCAGAGAACCAGTCTCTGGTGCGCATGCCTCCCTGGAGCAACCTGTGGCTGGTGGGCGCCATGACGCTCTCCATGTCCCTCCACTTCATGATCATCTACGTCGACCCCCTGCCC ATGATCTTCAAGCTCACTCACTTGAACGTGGAGCAGTGGCTGATGGTCCTGAAGCTCTCCTTCCCCGTCATCCTCATCGACGAGGTGCTCAAGTTTGTGGCTCGCACATATCTGGAGG TCTCCCCTTTATCACTAGCAG GGAAAATCTAG